A genomic window from Silene latifolia isolate original U9 population chromosome Y, ASM4854445v1, whole genome shotgun sequence includes:
- the LOC141630069 gene encoding uncharacterized protein LOC141630069 encodes MEIDLKKAYDSIEWSFIEDDLLLFCKGDNNSVKVLMRGFLSFSEASSLCFNRIKSDIYMNGVNQMVRDQILQLSGFQQGSFPFRYLGIPISYKRLSSADSNVLVDKIVKKIRGWGTKKLSYAGRLVLVRHVLSQMHSYWARIFLLPKGVIARVEIGGIIKLLVTPAGLGVNCAKLRVGCYLVSLLVSGLSTQHGMAISGCWDSTRRFGILTDGLCFLCGTVDESKAHLFFECGFSRRCLSLVQMWLPAPSQPNVIEWII; translated from the exons ATGGAAATTGATTTAAAGAAGGCTTATGACTCCATTGAATGGAGCTTTATTGAAG ATGACTTGCTTCTCTTTTGTAAAGGGGACAATAATTCTGTTAAGGTCTTGATGAGGGGTTTTCTTTCCTTCTCTGAAGCTTCTAGCCTCTGCTTTAATAGAATTAAATCTGACATCTATATGAATGGGGTGAACCAGATGGTCAGGGATCAGATTCTGCAGCTGTCTGGGTTTCAGCAAGGGTCCTTCCCTTTCAGGTATCTAGGAATTCCTATTTCTTATAAAAGACTTTCTAGTGCTGATAGCAATGTGCTGGTGGATAAAATTGTTAAGAAAATTAGGGGTTGGGGCACCAAGAAGCTCAGTTATGCAGGACGGTTAGTTTTGGTTAGGCATGTTCTTTCTCAAATGCACTCTTACTGGGCTAGGATTTTCTTATTGCCCAAAGGAGTGATTGCTAGAGTTGAG ATTGGTGGGATTATCAAGCTCCTTGTTACTCCAGCTGGTCTTGGCGTCAACTGTGCAAAGTTAAGAGTAGGATGCTACCTGGTTTCACTGCTGGTCTCTGGCCTGTCTACACAGCACGGGATGGCTATCAGTGGCTGCTGGGATAGCACCAGAAG GTTTGGTATATTGACTGATGGCTTGTGTTTTCTTTGTGGGACTGTTGATGAGTCTAAAGCTCATTTGTTTTTTGAGTGTGGGTTTAGTAGGAGATGCCTAAGTCTGGTTCAGATGTGGCTCCCTGCTCCTTCGCAACCTAATGTGATAGAGTGGATTATTTAG